The following are encoded in a window of Mycobacterium sp. ELW1 genomic DNA:
- the atpB gene encoding F0F1 ATP synthase subunit A: MSERILAEAAIEVGHHDTATWLGMTVNVDTILATAIAAVIVIALAFVLRAKVTSTGVPSGVQLLWETLTTQMRGQIESAIGMKIAPFVLPLAVALFIFILIANWISVLPVQYGTADGGTHELLKPPAADINFVLALALFVFFCYHAAGIWRRGLIGHPVKLLKGHVAFLAPINLVEELAKPISLSLRLFGNIFAGGIMVALIALFPPYIMWAPNAIWKTFDLFVGLIQAFIFALLTILYFSQSMELEEDHH; the protein is encoded by the coding sequence ATGAGTGAACGCATCCTCGCCGAGGCCGCCATCGAGGTCGGCCACCACGACACCGCCACATGGCTGGGTATGACGGTCAACGTCGACACCATCCTGGCGACCGCGATCGCCGCCGTGATCGTGATCGCGCTGGCGTTCGTGCTGCGAGCCAAGGTCACCTCGACCGGCGTGCCCAGCGGCGTCCAGCTGCTGTGGGAGACGCTGACGACGCAGATGCGCGGCCAGATCGAATCCGCGATCGGCATGAAGATCGCGCCGTTCGTGCTGCCGCTCGCGGTGGCGCTGTTCATCTTCATCCTGATCGCCAACTGGATCTCGGTGCTGCCCGTGCAGTACGGCACCGCCGACGGCGGCACCCATGAGCTGCTCAAGCCGCCGGCCGCCGACATCAACTTCGTGCTGGCGCTCGCGCTGTTCGTGTTCTTCTGCTACCACGCGGCCGGCATCTGGCGCCGCGGCCTCATCGGCCACCCGGTGAAGCTGCTCAAGGGCCACGTCGCGTTCCTCGCCCCGATCAACCTCGTCGAGGAACTGGCCAAGCCGATCTCGTTGTCGCTCCGACTTTTCGGCAACATCTTCGCCGGCGGCATCATGGTCGCGCTGATCGCGCTGTTCCCGCCCTACATCATGTGGGCGCCCAACGCGATCTGGAAGACGTTCGACTTGTTCGTCGGCCTGATCCAGGCGTTCATCTTCGCGCTTCTGACGATCCTGTACTTCAGCCAGTCGATGGAACTGGAAGAAGACCACCACTAA
- a CDS encoding F0F1 ATP synthase subunit B translates to MGEHSVTLLAAEEGGTQNFLVPNGTFFFVLAIFLIVLGVIGKFVVPPVQKVLGEREKMVAKTTENNRKATELDAAADSDFQKVMAEARTEASGIRDEARAEGRKILEEHRGRASEEAAATLQQAADQLKQQSDSISGDLRSSVDTLSATLASRVLGVEVSSESATTAPGR, encoded by the coding sequence ATGGGGGAGCACAGCGTCACTCTGTTGGCGGCCGAGGAAGGTGGCACCCAGAACTTCCTCGTCCCCAACGGCACCTTCTTCTTCGTACTCGCGATCTTCCTGATCGTGCTGGGCGTGATCGGCAAGTTCGTCGTGCCGCCGGTCCAGAAGGTGCTCGGTGAGCGCGAGAAGATGGTCGCCAAGACCACCGAGAACAACCGCAAGGCCACTGAACTGGATGCCGCCGCGGACTCCGACTTCCAGAAGGTGATGGCGGAGGCCCGCACCGAGGCGTCGGGGATCCGCGACGAGGCCCGGGCCGAGGGTCGCAAGATCCTCGAGGAGCACCGGGGCCGCGCCAGCGAGGAGGCTGCCGCAACCCTGCAGCAGGCGGCCGATCAGCTCAAGCAGCAGAGCGACAGCATCTCCGGTGACCTGAGGTCGTCGGTGGACACGCTTTCTGCCACGCTGGCCAGCCGCGTTCTGGGTGTTGAGGTCTCCAGCGAGTCGGCGACAACGGCGCCGGGACGGTAG
- a CDS encoding MraY family glycosyltransferase — MASTSEFVASTTLALADRGAGVPLRELALVGLTAAIITYFATGWVRVFATRVGAVAYPRERDVHLKPTPRMGGLAMYVGVVVAVFLASQLPALTRGFIYSSGMPAVVVAGGLIMGIGLIDDRWGLDALTKFAGQITAASVLVTMGVAWSVLYIPLGGVGTIVLDQVSSILLTLALTVSIVNAMNFVDGLDGLAAGLGLITALAICIFSVGLLRDHGGDVLFYPPAVISVVLAGACLGFLPHNFYRAKIFMGDSGSMLIGLMLAAASTTAAGPISQSAYGARDVFALLSPFLLVVAVMLVPALDTLLAIVRRTRAGRSPLSPDKMHLHHRLLQIGHSHRRAVLLIYLWVGIIAFGAAATIFFDPRYTGAVMLAAIVGAIVVTLIPLLRRRDDDYEGLYDSK; from the coding sequence ATGGCCAGCACATCGGAATTCGTTGCGAGCACAACGCTCGCGCTGGCTGACCGTGGCGCCGGTGTTCCGTTGCGCGAGTTGGCCCTTGTCGGGCTGACCGCCGCGATCATCACCTATTTCGCCACCGGCTGGGTGCGGGTGTTCGCCACCCGGGTCGGCGCGGTGGCCTACCCGCGCGAGCGTGACGTCCACCTCAAGCCAACCCCGCGGATGGGCGGCCTGGCGATGTACGTCGGCGTCGTCGTGGCGGTCTTCCTGGCTTCGCAGTTGCCCGCGCTCACCCGCGGATTCATCTACTCCTCGGGCATGCCGGCGGTCGTGGTCGCCGGTGGGCTGATCATGGGCATCGGGCTGATCGACGACCGGTGGGGTCTGGACGCGCTGACGAAGTTCGCGGGCCAAATCACCGCGGCCAGCGTCCTGGTCACGATGGGCGTGGCGTGGAGTGTCCTGTACATCCCGCTCGGCGGGGTCGGCACCATCGTGCTGGACCAGGTGTCCTCGATCCTGCTGACGCTGGCGTTGACGGTGTCGATCGTGAATGCGATGAATTTCGTCGACGGCCTCGACGGCTTGGCGGCGGGCCTCGGGCTGATCACCGCGCTGGCGATCTGCATCTTCTCGGTCGGCCTGCTGCGCGACCATGGCGGCGATGTGCTGTTCTACCCGCCCGCGGTGATCTCGGTGGTGCTGGCGGGCGCGTGTCTGGGGTTCCTGCCGCACAACTTCTACCGCGCCAAGATCTTCATGGGTGATTCCGGCTCGATGCTCATCGGTCTGATGCTGGCCGCGGCGTCCACCACCGCGGCCGGGCCGATCTCGCAGAGCGCCTACGGCGCGCGGGATGTGTTCGCCCTGCTCTCGCCGTTCCTGTTGGTCGTCGCGGTGATGCTGGTTCCGGCGCTGGACACGCTGCTGGCCATCGTCCGCCGCACCCGTGCCGGTCGCAGCCCGCTGAGCCCGGACAAGATGCATCTGCATCACCGGCTGCTGCAGATCGGGCACTCGCATCGCCGCGCTGTGCTGCTGATCTACCTGTGGGTGGGCATCATTGCGTTCGGTGCGGCGGCGACCATCTTCTTCGACCCGCGCTACACCGGGGCGGTGATGCTGGCGGCGATCGTCGGCGCCATCGTGGTCACGTTGATCCCACTGTTGCGCCGCCGGGACGACGATTACGAGGGACTTTACGACAGTAAGTAG
- a CDS encoding F0F1 ATP synthase subunit C, protein MADPTIVAGALIGGGLILGGGAIGAGIGDGIAGNALISGIARQPEAQGRLFTPFFITVGLVEAAYFINLAFMALFVFATPGAS, encoded by the coding sequence ATGGCAGACCCCACCATCGTCGCCGGCGCCCTGATCGGCGGCGGGCTCATCCTGGGCGGCGGTGCCATCGGCGCCGGTATCGGTGACGGCATCGCCGGCAACGCCCTGATTTCCGGCATCGCCCGGCAGCCTGAGGCCCAGGGCCGGCTGTTCACGCCGTTCTTCATCACTGTTGGTCTGGTGGAAGCGGCGTACTTCATCAACCTGGCGTTCATGGCCCTGTTCGTGTTCGCCACGCCTGGCGCTTCCTAG
- the fadD1 gene encoding fatty-acid--CoA ligase FadD1, whose amino-acid sequence MAETVQQLLRERLDDTTPAVKFGEQVWTWREHLDEAARQAAGLIAIADPDRPLHVGTLLGNTPAMLTAMAAAGLGGYVLCGVNNTRRGAALARDIVKADCQILLTDSAHRELLEGLELPGVRVFDVDSAEWSALLAGAGELTPHREVAATDTFMLIFTSGTSGEPKAVQVAHMMVPFAGVALADRFGITADDVCYLSMPLFHSNALMAGWAVALNAGAAMAPAAFSASGLLADLRRYGATYMNYVGKPLAYVLATPEQPDDHDNPLRVAFGNEATDRDIAEFGRRFGCAVWDGFGSTEGAVIITREDDCPPGSVGRGFPGVAIYDPETRQECATAVFDETGALANADEAVGEIVNTTGGGMFGGYYNDGNATDERLRHGMYWSGDLGYRDADGWIYLAGRTADWMRVDGENMAAAPIERIILRLPQVSQVAVYPVPDEHVGDQVMAAIVLADHAELTPAELEEFLAQQSDLSPKSWPRYVWIADKLPATATNKVLKRELITQGTKPRKGVVWARAARSRSYAIA is encoded by the coding sequence GTGGCTGAGACCGTCCAGCAGCTGCTTCGTGAGCGCCTCGACGACACCACCCCGGCGGTGAAGTTCGGCGAGCAGGTGTGGACCTGGCGCGAACACCTCGACGAGGCGGCCCGCCAGGCGGCGGGTCTGATCGCGATCGCCGACCCGGATCGGCCGCTGCACGTCGGAACGCTGCTGGGCAACACTCCCGCGATGCTGACCGCCATGGCGGCGGCCGGCCTCGGCGGGTACGTGCTGTGCGGGGTGAACAACACTCGCCGCGGCGCGGCGCTCGCCCGCGACATCGTCAAGGCCGACTGCCAGATCCTGCTCACCGATTCGGCGCACCGCGAGCTGCTCGAGGGGCTGGAGCTGCCCGGCGTCCGCGTGTTCGACGTCGACTCCGCCGAATGGTCGGCGCTGCTGGCCGGCGCCGGGGAGCTGACACCGCACCGGGAAGTCGCCGCGACCGACACGTTCATGCTGATCTTCACCTCGGGCACCAGCGGTGAGCCCAAGGCGGTGCAGGTCGCGCACATGATGGTGCCGTTCGCCGGCGTCGCGTTGGCCGACCGGTTCGGGATTACCGCCGACGACGTCTGCTACCTGTCGATGCCGCTGTTCCATTCGAACGCATTGATGGCCGGCTGGGCGGTGGCGCTCAACGCCGGTGCGGCGATGGCCCCGGCCGCGTTCTCGGCGTCCGGGCTGCTGGCCGACCTGCGACGGTACGGCGCCACCTACATGAACTACGTCGGCAAGCCGCTGGCCTATGTCTTGGCCACGCCGGAGCAGCCCGACGACCACGACAATCCGCTGCGGGTCGCCTTCGGCAACGAGGCCACCGACCGCGACATCGCCGAGTTCGGCCGCCGCTTCGGATGTGCGGTGTGGGACGGGTTCGGCTCCACCGAGGGCGCGGTCATCATCACCCGCGAGGACGACTGCCCACCCGGTTCGGTCGGGCGCGGCTTTCCCGGCGTGGCCATCTACGACCCCGAGACCCGGCAGGAATGCGCGACGGCGGTGTTCGACGAGACCGGCGCGCTGGCCAACGCCGACGAGGCGGTGGGGGAGATCGTCAACACCACCGGCGGCGGCATGTTCGGCGGGTACTACAACGACGGCAACGCCACCGACGAACGCCTGCGTCACGGCATGTACTGGTCCGGTGACCTCGGCTACCGCGACGCCGACGGCTGGATCTACCTGGCCGGCCGCACCGCGGACTGGATGCGCGTCGACGGCGAGAACATGGCCGCCGCCCCTATCGAGCGGATCATCCTGCGGTTGCCGCAGGTCAGCCAGGTGGCGGTGTACCCGGTGCCGGACGAGCATGTGGGCGATCAGGTGATGGCGGCGATCGTGCTCGCCGACCACGCCGAACTGACCCCGGCCGAGCTCGAGGAGTTCCTGGCACAGCAGTCGGACCTGTCGCCCAAGTCGTGGCCTAGGTATGTCTGGATCGCCGACAAGCTACCGGCCACCGCCACCAACAAGGTGCTCAAGCGAGAGCTGATCACCCAGGGGACCAAGCCCCGCAAGGGTGTGGTCTGGGCTCGCGCGGCGCGGTCGAGGAGCTACGCCATCGCCTGA
- a CDS encoding L-threonylcarbamoyladenylate synthase, whose translation MTQVFDCADPNQRAEAIAAAAAAVKSSRLVVMPTDTVYGIGADAFDSGAVSALLAAKGRGRDMPVGVLVGSWHTIEGLVYSVPHSARELIRAFWPGALSLVVQQAPSLQWDLGDARGTVMLRMPLHPVAIELLRETGPMAVSSANLSGRPAATTSEEAQRQLGDLVQVYLDAGPSQEQAASTIVDLTGSTPRLLREGPISAAAIAEVLSTDVASLTA comes from the coding sequence GTGACCCAGGTGTTCGACTGTGCCGACCCCAATCAGCGCGCCGAGGCGATCGCCGCCGCGGCGGCGGCGGTCAAGAGCAGCCGGCTGGTCGTGATGCCCACCGACACGGTGTACGGCATCGGGGCCGACGCCTTCGACAGCGGCGCCGTGTCGGCGCTGCTGGCCGCCAAGGGTCGTGGTCGCGACATGCCGGTCGGGGTTCTCGTCGGGTCCTGGCACACCATCGAAGGCCTGGTGTATTCGGTGCCGCACAGCGCCCGTGAACTGATTCGGGCGTTCTGGCCGGGTGCGCTGAGCTTGGTTGTCCAGCAGGCGCCCTCGCTGCAGTGGGACCTCGGCGACGCCCGTGGCACCGTGATGTTGCGAATGCCGCTGCATCCGGTGGCGATCGAACTGCTGCGCGAGACCGGCCCGATGGCGGTCTCCAGCGCGAACCTGTCCGGCCGGCCGGCGGCAACGACGTCGGAGGAGGCGCAGCGCCAGCTCGGTGATCTGGTCCAGGTGTATCTCGATGCCGGGCCGTCGCAGGAGCAGGCCGCCTCGACGATCGTCGACCTCACCGGGTCCACCCCGCGGCTGCTGCGCGAGGGGCCGATCAGCGCGGCCGCCATCGCCGAGGTGCTCAGCACCGACGTCGCGTCGTTGACCGCCTGA
- a CDS encoding TetR/AcrR family transcriptional regulator, producing the protein MTASADADSRQKSVQERLVDAAESCLRAKGIRATTVSEVAEAAGVSRGWLYRHYPDKASLLGAAIVRLNNAFWAESHQVLDGLDTFEDRLAVGVRLGRSAYDSPGALVMQLRRDEPEEFAACAGAGVQGLVPDLGRFWRPYLEAARDGGEIHADTDLDEAAEWVARVQITLGTVPGETIDPDDHAAVLRFMRRYVLPGLRMAPPAE; encoded by the coding sequence GTGACTGCCAGCGCCGACGCCGACAGCCGACAGAAGTCCGTCCAGGAGCGGCTGGTAGACGCCGCCGAATCCTGCCTGCGCGCCAAGGGCATCCGGGCGACCACGGTCTCAGAGGTTGCGGAGGCCGCGGGGGTCTCCCGCGGCTGGCTCTACCGGCACTACCCCGACAAGGCCTCGCTGCTGGGTGCGGCGATCGTGCGCCTCAACAACGCGTTCTGGGCCGAATCGCACCAAGTGCTCGACGGACTCGACACCTTCGAGGATCGATTGGCCGTCGGGGTGCGACTGGGCCGCAGCGCGTACGACTCCCCCGGCGCGCTCGTGATGCAGCTGCGACGCGATGAACCCGAAGAGTTCGCGGCCTGCGCCGGCGCCGGCGTGCAAGGCCTGGTGCCCGATCTCGGCCGGTTCTGGCGGCCATACCTGGAGGCGGCGCGCGACGGCGGCGAGATCCACGCCGACACCGACCTCGACGAGGCAGCCGAGTGGGTGGCCCGGGTACAGATCACCCTCGGCACCGTTCCCGGTGAGACGATCGACCCCGACGACCACGCCGCGGTGCTGCGCTTCATGCGGCGCTACGTGCTCCCCGGGCTTCGCATGGCGCCCCCAGCAGAGTGA
- a CDS encoding F0F1 ATP synthase subunit B/delta: protein MSTFIGQLIGFAVIVAIIWRYVVPPLKNMMANQKEAVRTQLDDSAKAGQRLADADKHHAKRVDEAKTEAKRIVEEARVDAEGITAQLRAQADVEVERIKVQGAQQVQLLRAQLIRQLRQDLGSESVRRAGELVRAHVADSQSQSATVDRFLDELDSMAPAAYAPEAGSDLRSASREAQAAVVEKFDALSSDLSADALSALSDDLASVAGLLIAEPILTRHLAESSGEVDAKKQLIHRLLDGKVGDNTLELLETAVSVRWSLTSDLVDVVEHVARLALLTRADRENQADELEEQLFRFTRILDEQPRLTSLLGDYAAPADGRIELLRKVLGEGSGASATATALLVQTISLLRGDRADEAVLELAQLAVARRGEVVAQVSAAAELSSEQRTRLTEVLTRIYNHPVSVQLNIDPSLLGGLSVAVGDEVIDGTLSSRLDAAVTRLPD from the coding sequence ATGTCAACCTTCATCGGACAGCTCATCGGCTTCGCGGTCATCGTGGCCATCATCTGGCGGTACGTCGTGCCGCCGCTGAAGAACATGATGGCCAACCAGAAAGAGGCCGTCCGCACTCAGCTCGACGACAGCGCCAAGGCCGGTCAGCGATTGGCTGATGCCGACAAGCATCACGCCAAGCGGGTCGACGAGGCCAAGACCGAGGCCAAGCGCATCGTCGAAGAGGCGCGGGTCGATGCCGAGGGCATCACCGCGCAGCTGCGTGCGCAGGCAGATGTCGAGGTGGAGCGGATCAAAGTCCAAGGTGCGCAACAGGTTCAGTTGCTGCGCGCTCAGCTGATCCGGCAACTGCGTCAAGACCTCGGCAGTGAGTCGGTGCGCCGCGCAGGCGAGCTGGTGCGTGCGCACGTCGCTGACTCGCAGTCGCAGTCCGCCACTGTCGACCGCTTCCTGGACGAACTGGATTCGATGGCGCCGGCGGCCTACGCGCCGGAGGCCGGTTCGGATCTGCGATCGGCCAGTCGCGAGGCGCAGGCCGCGGTAGTCGAGAAGTTCGACGCGCTGTCCTCGGATCTGTCGGCCGATGCGTTGTCCGCCCTGTCCGACGACCTTGCGTCGGTTGCCGGGTTGCTGATCGCGGAGCCCATCCTCACCCGCCATCTCGCGGAGTCGTCCGGTGAGGTCGACGCCAAGAAGCAGTTGATCCACCGGCTGCTGGACGGCAAGGTCGGCGACAACACACTGGAACTGCTCGAGACCGCGGTGTCGGTGCGCTGGTCGCTGACGTCGGATCTGGTCGACGTCGTCGAGCATGTCGCGCGGCTGGCACTGCTGACTCGTGCGGACCGCGAGAACCAGGCCGACGAGCTCGAGGAGCAGCTCTTCCGCTTCACCCGCATCCTGGACGAGCAGCCCCGGCTGACTTCCCTGCTGGGTGACTACGCCGCACCGGCCGACGGCCGAATCGAGTTGCTGCGCAAGGTCCTCGGTGAGGGCAGCGGCGCCAGCGCGACCGCGACCGCCCTGCTGGTTCAGACCATCAGCCTGCTGCGCGGCGACCGGGCCGACGAAGCGGTGCTGGAGCTGGCTCAGCTTGCGGTCGCTCGGCGCGGCGAGGTCGTCGCGCAGGTCAGTGCGGCTGCCGAGCTCAGTTCGGAACAGCGCACCCGCCTGACCGAGGTGCTGACCCGGATCTACAACCACCCTGTTTCGGTGCAGCTGAACATCGATCCCTCTCTGCTCGGCGGCCTTTCGGTCGCCGTCGGCGACGAGGTGATCGACGGGACGTTGTCCTCACGGCTGGATGCAGCCGTGACGCGGCTTCCCGATTAG
- the prfA gene encoding peptide chain release factor 1: MTHATVEAVLTEHADLERQMSDPALHADAGNARRVGRRFAQLAPIVTTYRRLETARGDLEAARELAAEDASFAAEVPELEARVAELDAHLTDLLAPRDPHDPDDIVLEVKSGEGGEESALFAADLARMYIRYAERHGWTVTMLDETWSDLGGYKDATLSIRSKGDSADGVWSRMKFEGGVHRVQRVPVTESQGRVHTSAAGVLVYPEPEDVEAVQIDESDLRIDVYRSSGKGGQGVNTTDSAVRITHLPTGIVVTCQNERSQLQNKARAMVVLAARLQALAEEQASADASADRASQIRTVDRSERIRTYNFPENRIADHRINFKAHNLDQVLDGELDPLLDALAEADKQTRLQQA; encoded by the coding sequence ATGACGCACGCGACGGTTGAGGCCGTGCTGACCGAACACGCTGACCTCGAGCGTCAGATGTCCGATCCGGCACTGCACGCCGACGCCGGCAATGCCCGCCGGGTGGGCCGCCGCTTCGCCCAGCTGGCCCCGATCGTCACCACCTACCGCAGGCTGGAGACCGCGCGCGGCGACCTCGAGGCCGCCCGCGAGCTGGCCGCTGAGGATGCCTCGTTCGCCGCCGAGGTGCCTGAACTCGAGGCCAGGGTCGCCGAGCTGGACGCCCATCTGACCGATCTGCTGGCACCGCGCGATCCGCACGACCCCGACGACATCGTCCTCGAGGTGAAATCCGGTGAGGGCGGCGAGGAGTCGGCGCTGTTCGCCGCCGATCTGGCGCGCATGTACATCCGGTACGCCGAGCGGCACGGCTGGACGGTCACGATGCTCGACGAGACGTGGTCGGATCTCGGCGGCTACAAGGACGCGACGCTGTCGATCCGCAGCAAGGGCGACTCGGCGGATGGCGTGTGGTCGCGGATGAAATTCGAGGGCGGTGTGCACCGGGTGCAGCGGGTGCCGGTCACCGAATCGCAGGGCCGCGTCCACACCTCGGCTGCGGGTGTCCTCGTCTATCCCGAGCCCGAAGACGTCGAGGCTGTCCAAATCGACGAGTCCGACCTGCGGATCGATGTGTATCGCAGCTCCGGTAAGGGCGGCCAGGGCGTCAACACCACCGACTCGGCGGTCCGCATCACCCATCTGCCGACTGGCATCGTCGTCACCTGCCAGAACGAACGCTCGCAGCTGCAGAACAAGGCCCGCGCGATGGTGGTGCTCGCCGCGCGCCTGCAGGCGCTGGCCGAGGAGCAGGCGTCGGCCGACGCGTCGGCGGACCGGGCCAGCCAGATCCGCACGGTTGACCGCAGTGAGCGAATCCGGACCTACAACTTCCCCGAGAACCGCATCGCCGATCACCGGATCAACTTCAAGGCGCACAACCTCGATCAGGTGCTCGACGGCGAGCTCGACCCGCTTCTCGATGCCCTTGCCGAGGCGGACAAGCAGACCCGGCTTCAGCAGGCATGA
- the rpmE gene encoding 50S ribosomal protein L31, translating to MKTGIHPAYSETTVVCGCGNSFTTRSTKDGGHITVEVCSQCHPFYTGKQKILDSGGRVARFEKRYGKRKTGETADK from the coding sequence ATGAAAACTGGGATTCATCCCGCCTACTCCGAGACCACCGTGGTCTGCGGTTGTGGCAACTCCTTCACCACTCGCAGCACCAAGGACGGCGGACACATCACCGTCGAGGTGTGCTCGCAGTGCCACCCGTTCTACACCGGCAAGCAGAAGATCCTCGACAGCGGCGGCCGCGTCGCCCGCTTCGAGAAGCGCTACGGCAAGCGCAAGACCGGCGAGACCGCCGACAAGTAG
- a CDS encoding ATP synthase subunit I, producing MTTPAQDAPLVFPSVAFRPVRLLAICAALTALAVVLAAVAGYVLFGVFFGVGLALGLVNAVLVQRSVESITAGDHPLKRKMALNSATRLLVITSIGLAIAIIFRPLGLGVLFGLALFQVLLVLSTALPVWKKIRTGDHDADVVASPGAAGSADEAPKD from the coding sequence GTGACGACACCAGCGCAAGATGCGCCGTTGGTGTTTCCGTCCGTTGCCTTCCGGCCCGTTCGGCTCCTTGCGATCTGCGCTGCGCTGACCGCCCTCGCGGTGGTGCTGGCCGCGGTGGCCGGCTACGTCCTGTTCGGGGTTTTCTTCGGCGTCGGCCTGGCGCTGGGTCTGGTCAACGCCGTTCTGGTTCAGCGGTCGGTGGAGTCGATCACCGCCGGTGACCACCCGCTCAAGCGCAAGATGGCACTGAACTCCGCGACGCGGTTGCTGGTGATCACCTCGATCGGCCTGGCCATCGCGATCATCTTCCGGCCCCTGGGGCTGGGTGTGCTCTTTGGTTTGGCGCTGTTCCAAGTTCTTTTGGTTTTGAGCACCGCGTTGCCGGTGTGGAAGAAAATTCGCACGGGCGACCACGACGCCGACGTAGTTGCAAGCCCCGGAGCTGCCGGCTCCGCCGACGAAGCACCGAAGGATTGA